One genomic window of Elaeis guineensis isolate ETL-2024a chromosome 2, EG11, whole genome shotgun sequence includes the following:
- the LOC140855193 gene encoding uncharacterized protein gives MKLNPTKYAFGVTSGKFLGFLISQRGIEANPEKIKTIIDMRHPDTKKEAKQFSWPDECRQAFEELKKYLASPPLLVRPEVGEAKQFSWPDECRQAFEELKKYLASPPLLVRPEVGEPLRAILHRPDTSGRLAKWAVKLGKFDIQYRPRPALKAQVLVDFIAECPTTDIQSGEDDPVKVGTSDCCPDLTWVLHIDGASNAQGSGAGFLLIGPEGVVTEHALRFDFKASNNQAEYEALVAGLKLALELGIDHLQVFSDSQLIVGQTKDEFETRNPTMAKYHQKADSELLVFTLEFGGNTVTLAPQTVHGFEVREKLVAQGDSCNANLARLPTLHYLFHVLAPDHGRLVGPSPFLLQLPKR, from the exons atgaagctgaacccgaccaagtacGCCTTCGGGGTAacttcggggaagttcctcggatttctCATCTcacaacgaggaatcgaggccaacccggaGAAAATCAAGaccatcatcgacatgcggcacccggacACCAAAAAGGAA GCCAAGCAGTTTTCTTGGCCGGATgagtgccggcaggccttcgaggaactgaagaagtACCTCGCCTCCCCGCCGCTCCTTGTGAGgccggaggtcggggag GCCAAGCAGTTTTCTTGGCCGGATgagtgccggcaggccttcgaggaactgaagaagtACCTCGCCTCCCCGCCGCTCCTTGTGAGgccggaggtcggggag cccctgagggctatCTTGCACCGACCTGACACGTCGGGACGGCTGGCGAAATGGGCTGTGAAACTGGGCAaattcgacatccagtaccgaccgagacctgccttaaaggcccaggttcTTGTCGACTTCATCgcggaatgcccgacgaccgacataCAATCGGGGGAGGACGACCCGGTGAAGGTCGGGACCTCCGACTGTTGCCCCGACCTGACCTGGGTACTACACATCGATGGGGCTTccaacgctcaggggagcggggccggttTTCTGCTCATCGGCCCGGAAGGAGTGGTCACCgaacacgccctccgattcgacttcaaggcctccaacaatcaggccgagtaCGAGGCGCTCGTTGCGGGGTTGAAATTAGCACTAGAGCTTGGGATAGACCATCTccaagtcttctccgactcccaactgATCGTCGGACAGACCAAGGATGAATTCGAAACACGaaatccgaccatggccaaatatcacCAAAAG GCTGACTCGGAGCTACTCGTGTTCACCCTCGAGTTCGGCGGCAACACCGTCACGCTCGCGCCGCAGACGGTGCACG ggTTTGAGGTGAGAGAAAAGTTGGTGGCCCAGGGAGATTCTTGCAACGCCAATCTCGCCCGTCTACCAACCTTGCACTACCTCTTCCATGTGCTGGCGCCAGATCACGGACGGCTGGTGGGCCCCTCCCCATTCCTCCTCCAACTGCCCAAGCGGTAA